The window GCACTGTCGGTGTGGCCTCGTAGGGTGGGGCCCATGACGGAACTGCCCGACCGGCGTCTGCTCCTGGTGCACGCGCACCCGGACGACGAGTCGATCAACAACGGCGCGACCATGGCCAAGTACGCGGCCGAGGGTGCGCACGTGACCCTGGTCACCTGCACCCTCGGCGAGCACGGCGAGGTCATTCCCCCCGAGCTTCAGCACCTGACGGGGGCAGACCTCGGCGAACACCGCCTGGGCGAGCTCACCGCCGCGATGCGCGAGCTCGGCGTCGAGGACTTCCGTCTCCTCGGTGCGAAGGGTCGCTATGAGGACTCGGGGATGATGGGCCTCGCCGACAACGACGACCCGGCCGGCCTCTGGCAGGCGGACCTCGACGACGCGGCCCGGGCCCTCGTCGAGGTGATCCTGGAGGTACGCCCCCAGGTCCTCGTCACCTACGACCCCGACGGCGGCTACGGCCACCCGGACCACATCCAGGCCCACCGCATCGCCATGCGCGCGGCCGAGCTGGCCGCCGATGCCGGGTGGGAGATCTCCAAGATCTACTGGAACCGCGTCCCGCGCACGGTCGCCGAGGAAGCCTTCGCCCGGCTTCAGGCGGATCTGCCCGGGTTGCCGTTCAGCAAGGCCGCCACCGTGGACGACGTACCGGGCGTCGTCGACGACGAGCGGATCACCACCGTGATCGACGGCACCGCGTACGCCGCCGCCAAGGCCGCCGCGATGCGGGCGCACGCCACGCAGATCGACGTGGCCGAGCTGTACTTCGCGCTCTCCAACGAACTCGCGCAACCCCTCTTCACCACCGAGTACTACGAGTTGGTGCGCGGGGAGCGGGCGGCGGACGAGGAGTCCGATCTGTTCGCCGGTGTGACCGTCGGGGAGGCGTCATGAGCTCGATGCTCGCCCAGCCGCTGAAGCGGCCTTCCGGCCTGCGGGCCCTCGCCTACCTCGGGCTGTTCGTGCTCGGCGCGGTGGTCGGTGTGGCCGGGGCGCTGGTGCAGCCCGCGTGGTTCCCGGGCGGCCTGTTGCTGGCGCTGGCCGGCGAGGCCGGGCTGTGTCTGGGCGGTGGCTGGGCGGCGGGCA of the Streptomyces sp. T12 genome contains:
- the mshB gene encoding N-acetyl-1-D-myo-inositol-2-amino-2-deoxy-alpha-D-glucopyranoside deacetylase, coding for MTELPDRRLLLVHAHPDDESINNGATMAKYAAEGAHVTLVTCTLGEHGEVIPPELQHLTGADLGEHRLGELTAAMRELGVEDFRLLGAKGRYEDSGMMGLADNDDPAGLWQADLDDAARALVEVILEVRPQVLVTYDPDGGYGHPDHIQAHRIAMRAAELAADAGWEISKIYWNRVPRTVAEEAFARLQADLPGLPFSKAATVDDVPGVVDDERITTVIDGTAYAAAKAAAMRAHATQIDVAELYFALSNELAQPLFTTEYYELVRGERAADEESDLFAGVTVGEAS